The Arvicanthis niloticus isolate mArvNil1 chromosome 2, mArvNil1.pat.X, whole genome shotgun sequence genome includes a window with the following:
- the Spint3 gene encoding kunitz-type protease inhibitor 3 gives MQLQASSFFFLILIFCQELCSEQRKVPRKSLPPVCALPKERGECRAVFVRWYYNSKIGRCDWFHYGGCRGNQNNFLSRHQCQAFCTNI, from the exons ATGCAGCTCCAggcctcctccttctttttcctgaTCCTCATCTTCTGCCAAGAGCTTTgctcagaacaaagaaaag TGCCCAGGAAGTCCTTACCGCCTGTGTGCGCACTTCCTAAGGAAAGGGGCGAATGCCGAGCTGTGTTTGTGAGATGGTACTATAACTCCAAAATTGGCCGCTGTGACTGGTTCCATTATGGAGGCTGCAGAGGCAACCAGAACAACTTCCTGAGCAGACATCAGTGCCAGGCATTCTGCACAAACATCTGA